One Natronolimnobius sp. AArcel1 genomic region harbors:
- the smc gene encoding chromosome segregation protein SMC has translation MYIKAVVLDNFKSFGRKTKIPFYEDFTVVTGPNGSGKSNIIDSILFALGLARTRGIRAEKLTDLIYNPGHEDDSGSSGPREAVVEVILDNSDGTLDRSQVINAAGSEDVGDVDEIRIRRRVKQTEDNYYSYYYLNDRSVNLSDIQDLLAQAGVTPEGYNVVMQGDVTEIINMTPHARREIIDEIAGVAEFDAKKEDAFGELEIVEERIDEAELRIEEKRDRLGQLEDERQTALRYRRLRDEKAEYEGYKKASELEEKREELAAAEDAVADLETDLEERKRELDERQGKVVRLQEDLEDLNAEIERKGEDEQLRIKSEIEEIKGDISRLEDKIEASENAIDEAESKRREAFVQIDRKQETIDELADDMREHKLEKASITTEIQERETEKEALEAEIDAVDTEFDELKADLSDRKDDLEEAKTAKNDLQREQDRLLDEARRRSNEISEKESTIEQRREDLPELENRRNDLERELEKAEKNQSSIAGVVDDLKNEKRRLQSDVDELDDKIQAKQQEYAELEANAGESGDSSFGRAVTTILNSGIDGVHGAVAQLGTVPGEYAVACETAAGGRLANVVVSDDIIGQQCIDHLKSRNAGRATFLPMTDMHKRGLPNAPSDPGVVDFAYNLVDFDSQYANVFSYVLGDTLVVEDLETARAYMGDYRMVTLDGDLVEKSGAMTGGSGGGSRYSFTGGGEGQLERVAKQITDLQDERASLREDLRGVEQRLDDARDRKTDAADEVRSIESEIEKLEAERESIEDEIETLEADLAELRDERESVDERMNTISSEIDEKNAGIEDIEADIDDLERELADSKIPELTAQIEELQREIDEREATIDDIDGKLNELGLEKEYAEDAIDSLHDDIEDAQNKTAEHEARIEECEATIEEKEDELESRREAVAELEDELTELKADRTELREDLEDARTKRDQQQDRVNALESKLESKRERAQNLEWEIDGLEAEVGEYDPEDVPDHDTVLEMIELLTADMEAMEPVNMLAIEEYDEVRTDLEELEDGKATLVEEAEGIRDRIEQYETQKKQTFMDAYDEISAYFTEIFEKLSEGTGTLHLEDEADPFEGGLTMKAQPGDKPIQRLDAMSGGEKSLTALAFIFAIQRHNPAPFYALDEVDAFLDAVNAERIGEMVEELADQAQFVVVSHRSAMLDRSQRAIGVTMQQDNVSAVTGIDLSSEEVPADD, from the coding sequence ATGTACATTAAGGCAGTCGTTCTGGACAATTTCAAGAGCTTCGGTCGGAAGACAAAAATCCCGTTTTACGAGGATTTCACGGTCGTCACCGGCCCGAACGGCTCCGGGAAGTCCAACATCATCGATTCGATTCTCTTTGCGCTTGGACTTGCCCGCACCCGCGGGATTCGCGCGGAGAAGTTGACAGATCTCATCTACAATCCGGGCCACGAAGACGACAGTGGCTCGAGTGGCCCACGAGAGGCGGTCGTCGAAGTCATTCTCGACAACAGCGACGGTACCCTCGACAGATCGCAGGTGATCAACGCCGCCGGGAGCGAGGATGTCGGCGACGTCGACGAGATTCGCATCCGCCGGCGCGTCAAACAGACCGAGGACAACTACTACTCCTACTACTACTTAAACGACCGCTCGGTCAATCTCTCAGATATTCAGGATTTGCTCGCACAGGCCGGTGTCACGCCGGAAGGCTACAACGTCGTCATGCAGGGCGACGTGACCGAAATCATCAACATGACGCCCCATGCTCGTCGCGAAATTATTGACGAAATTGCGGGCGTCGCCGAATTCGACGCGAAAAAAGAAGACGCCTTCGGCGAACTCGAGATTGTCGAAGAACGGATCGACGAAGCCGAACTTCGCATCGAGGAGAAACGCGACCGACTCGGCCAACTCGAGGACGAACGCCAGACAGCCCTTCGCTATCGCCGCCTGCGGGACGAGAAAGCGGAGTACGAAGGCTACAAGAAAGCCAGCGAACTCGAGGAAAAACGCGAGGAACTCGCCGCAGCCGAAGACGCCGTTGCCGACCTCGAGACCGACCTCGAGGAGCGAAAGCGCGAACTCGACGAACGCCAGGGCAAAGTCGTTCGATTACAGGAGGACTTAGAGGACTTAAACGCCGAAATCGAGCGCAAAGGTGAGGACGAACAGCTTCGCATCAAAAGCGAAATCGAGGAGATCAAAGGCGATATCTCCCGTCTCGAGGACAAAATCGAGGCCAGCGAAAACGCTATCGACGAGGCCGAATCCAAGCGCCGCGAGGCATTCGTCCAGATCGATCGCAAACAAGAGACGATCGATGAACTCGCAGACGACATGCGCGAGCACAAACTCGAGAAAGCCTCGATCACGACCGAGATTCAAGAACGCGAGACCGAGAAGGAAGCTCTCGAGGCCGAAATTGACGCCGTCGACACCGAGTTCGACGAACTCAAAGCGGACCTTTCGGACCGGAAAGATGACTTAGAGGAGGCCAAGACAGCAAAGAACGACCTCCAGCGCGAACAGGATCGACTGCTCGATGAGGCTCGGCGACGTTCAAATGAGATCAGCGAAAAAGAGTCAACAATCGAGCAGCGCCGCGAGGACCTTCCTGAACTCGAGAACCGCAGGAATGATCTCGAGCGAGAACTCGAGAAGGCCGAAAAGAATCAATCGAGCATTGCGGGTGTCGTTGACGATCTTAAAAACGAAAAGCGTCGGCTCCAGTCGGATGTCGACGAGTTAGACGACAAGATCCAGGCGAAACAACAGGAGTACGCCGAACTCGAGGCGAACGCGGGCGAGAGCGGCGACTCATCGTTCGGTCGGGCGGTAACGACGATTCTCAATTCGGGGATCGACGGCGTCCATGGCGCAGTCGCCCAACTCGGGACGGTCCCGGGCGAATACGCTGTCGCCTGTGAGACGGCAGCGGGTGGGCGTCTCGCGAACGTTGTCGTCTCCGATGATATCATCGGCCAGCAGTGTATCGACCACCTCAAATCGCGCAATGCAGGGCGGGCAACCTTCCTGCCGATGACGGATATGCACAAGCGCGGCTTGCCGAACGCGCCAAGCGATCCGGGCGTCGTCGACTTTGCATACAATCTGGTTGACTTTGATAGTCAGTACGCGAACGTCTTCTCGTACGTTCTCGGCGATACGCTCGTCGTCGAAGACTTAGAGACTGCCCGCGCGTACATGGGCGACTACCGCATGGTCACCCTTGATGGCGACCTGGTCGAGAAAAGCGGTGCGATGACTGGCGGTTCGGGCGGCGGCTCGCGCTATTCGTTTACCGGTGGCGGCGAGGGCCAACTCGAGCGCGTCGCGAAACAGATCACCGACCTACAGGACGAGCGAGCATCGCTTCGTGAAGACCTTCGCGGCGTCGAACAGCGACTCGATGACGCCCGCGACCGCAAGACCGATGCTGCAGACGAGGTGCGCTCGATCGAAAGCGAGATCGAGAAACTCGAGGCTGAACGCGAGTCGATTGAGGACGAAATCGAGACGCTCGAGGCTGACCTTGCGGAGTTACGTGATGAACGCGAATCCGTCGACGAGCGGATGAACACGATTTCGAGCGAGATTGACGAGAAGAACGCTGGTATCGAGGACATTGAAGCCGATATCGACGACCTCGAGCGCGAACTCGCGGACTCGAAGATTCCCGAATTGACTGCCCAGATCGAGGAGCTACAGCGCGAAATCGACGAGCGCGAGGCCACAATCGACGATATCGACGGGAAACTCAACGAACTCGGACTCGAGAAGGAGTACGCCGAGGATGCAATCGACAGCCTCCACGATGATATCGAGGACGCCCAGAACAAGACGGCCGAACACGAAGCTCGCATCGAAGAGTGCGAGGCCACCATCGAGGAGAAAGAAGACGAGCTCGAGTCCAGACGCGAGGCCGTCGCCGAACTCGAGGACGAACTCACCGAACTCAAAGCAGACCGCACCGAGCTTCGCGAGGACCTCGAGGATGCACGGACGAAACGCGATCAGCAACAGGACCGGGTCAACGCCCTCGAGAGCAAACTCGAGAGCAAGCGCGAGCGTGCCCAGAACCTCGAGTGGGAAATCGACGGTCTCGAGGCTGAAGTCGGCGAGTACGATCCCGAGGATGTGCCGGATCATGACACCGTCCTCGAGATGATCGAGCTCCTGACGGCGGATATGGAGGCGATGGAGCCGGTCAACATGCTCGCGATTGAGGAGTACGACGAGGTCCGCACAGACCTCGAGGAGTTAGAGGACGGCAAGGCAACGCTCGTCGAGGAAGCCGAGGGCATCCGTGACCGGATCGAGCAGTACGAAACCCAGAAGAAACAGACGTTTATGGATGCCTACGACGAGATTTCGGCGTACTTCACCGAAATATTTGAGAAGCTCTCGGAGGGGACCGGGACCTTGCACCTCGAGGACGAGGCTGATCCGTTCGAGGGTGGGCTGACGATGAAGGCCCAGCCGGGCGATAAGCCGATACAGCGCCTGGATGCGATGTCCGGTGGAGAGAAGTCTTTGACTGCGCTGGCGTTCATTTTCGCAATTCAGCGTCACAACCCGGCCCCATTCTACGCACTGGATGAAGTCGATGCGTTCCTCGATGCGGTCAACGCCGAGCGCATCGGTGAGATGGTCGAGGAACTCGCGGATCAGGCCCAGTTCGTCGTGGTCTCACACCGCTCGGCAATGTTGGATCGCTCCCAGCGCGCCATCGGTGTCACGATGCAACAGGATAACGTCAGTGCGGTGACCGGCATCGATTTGAGTAGTGAAGAGGTGCCGGCTGATGACTAG